A genome region from Sardina pilchardus chromosome 22, fSarPil1.1, whole genome shotgun sequence includes the following:
- the polr3e gene encoding DNA-directed RNA polymerase III subunit RPC5, with protein sequence MASGDDDDPIIQEFDVYLAKSLADKLYLFQYPVRPSTMTYDDATHLSAKIKPKQQKVELEVAMNTMSPNYCRSKGEQIALNVDGTTCEESNLYSVKMMDKQTLTSIQATTDTSRYAAAIFRKGEFHLTPLQGILQMRPSFSYLDKADTKHREREAANEAGGDSSQDEAEEDTKQVTVRFSRPESEQARQRRVQSYEFLQKKQAEEPWAHLHYHGIKDGRSEHERQYLFCQNMGATESTELVKTPSEYLAMLMPPVTEEKIVRPSGPSNVLSMAQLRTLPLGDQVKTLMKNVKVMPFANLMGLLAPGTDSTAVLRCIQQVAMLVQGNWVVKSDVLYPKSSCSPHSGVPAEVLCRGRDFVMWRFTQERSIMRKEVAAVIKLPPEDVKDFLEQMAVPRVNRGWEFALPSDREFVKKHPDVAQRQSMLWLGIQAKLEKVFNFSKEDFAPKKDSQAEPVHVSGEQRLKAAREGARDQQASLQKDLDTRRKGPASGSKAAAAAAASSGSAPAIRVKQEPLSDSEEPMDTTSDASAIPNGSVNGYPGSPDPQNGHAAPGPELQDFVRTTFRRHFVLTLSEVKRLLNLHLAALPPGRCSLGTVSDRALQDAILVNQCKQILVPFPPQIRAASDEQKVFALWESGETFDRYRQILFELFMKNYRVRRNLVQSRLTQELGDNVTKSDVDRLLKDCCVSQGGMWYLKGTMLS encoded by the exons ATGGCCAGCGGGGATGACGATGATCCCATCATACAAGAG TTTGACGTGTACTTGGCCAAAAGTCTTGCGGATAAGCTTTATCTGTTTCAG TATCCTGTGCGCCCCTCAACTATGACATATGATGATGCAACTCATTTATCTGCCAAAATTAAGCCTAAGCAACAGAAG GTAGAGCTGGAGGTCGCCATGAACACTATGAGCCCAAACTACTGCCGCAGTAAAGGGGAGCAGATCGCTCTCAATGTTGATGGCACTACTTGTGAAGAGTCTAACCTGTATTCTGT AAAAATGATGGATAAACAGACCTTAACTTCTATTCAAGCAACCACTGACACATCACGCTATGCAGCTGCCATTTTCCGCAAAG GAGAGTTCCACCTCACGCCTCTGCAGGGCATTCTCCAGATGAGGCCCAGCTTCTCCTACTTGGACAAAGCCGACACGAAACATCGTGAAAGGGAGGCGGCCAACGAAG CCGGGGGTGACTCCTCTCAGGATGAGGCCGAGGAGGATACCAAGCAAGTCACT GTGAGGTTTTCACGGCCGGAGTCTGAGCAGGCGCGCCAGCGCCGTGTCCAGTCCTACGAGTTCTTACAGAAGAAGCAAGCGGAGGAACCCTGGGCGCATCTACACTACCATGGGATTAAG GATGGACGCTCTGAGCATGAGCGGCAGTACCTGTTCTGCCAGAACATGGGAGCTACGGAGAGCACCGAGCTGGTCAAGACTCCCAG CGAGTACCTGGCCATGCTCATGCCTCCAGTAACAGAAGAGAAGAT TGTGAGGCCCAGCGGTCCGAGCAACGTGCTCTCCATGGCCCAGCTGCGCACGCTGCCCCTCGGTGACCAGGTCAAGACCCTCATGAAGAATG TGAAGGTGATGCCATTTGCCAACCTCATGGGCCTGCTCGCTCCCGGCACAGACTCCACGGCAGTACTGCGCTGTATCCAGCAGGTGGCGATGCTGGTCCAGGGCAACTGGGTCGTCAAGAG tgacGTGCTGTACCCAAAGAGCAGCTGCAGTCCCCACAGTGGCGTGCCTGCCGAGGTGCTCTGCCGGGGTAGGGACTTCGTG ATGTGGAGGTTCACTCAGGAGCGCTCCATTATGAGGAAGGAGGTGGCCGCTGTCATTAAG CTGCCCCCAGAGGACGTGAAGGACTTCCTGGAGCAAATGGCCGTCCCCCGGGTCAACCGCGGCTGGGAGTTTGCGTTACCCAGCGACCGCGAGTTCGTCAAGAAGCACCCCGACGTGGCACAGAGGCAGAGCATGCTGTGGTTGGGCATCCAGGCCAA GTTGGAGAAGGTGTTCAATTTCTCCAAGGAGGACTTTGCACCGAAGAAAGATTCTCAAGCAG AACCGGTCCATGTGAGTGGCGAGCAGCGCCTGAAGGCTGCGCGAGAGGGTGCCCGGGACCAGCAGGCCTCGCTGCAGAAGGACCTGGACACGCGGCGTAAAGGCCCCGCCTCGGGCAGCAAAGCCgccgcagccgccgccgcctcctccggcTCCGCGCCGGCCATCCGAGTCAAGCAGGAGCCGCTCAGCGACTCGGAGGAGCCCATGGACACGACGTCGGACGCCTCCGCCATCCCCAACGGCTCCGTCAACGGTTACCCCGGCTCGCCCGACCCCCAGAACGGCCACGCGGCGCCCGGGCCGGAGCTGCAGGACTTTGTGCGCACCACCTTCCGCCGGCACTTCGTGCTGACGCTCAGCGAGGTGAAGCGGCTCCTCAACCTGCACCTGGCCGCCCTGCCGCCCGGACGCTGCTCGCTGGGGACCGTCTCGGACCGCGCACTGCAGGACGCCATCCTGGTCAACCAGTGCAAACAGATCCTGGTGCCT ttCCCTCCTCAGATCAGAGCTGCTTCAGATGAGCAGAAGGTGTTTGCCTTGTGGGAGTCCGGAGAAACCTTCGACAGG TACCGGCAGATCCTCTTTGAACTGTTCATGAAGAATTATCGGGTCAGGAGAAACTTGGTGCAGAGTCGTCTCACTCAGGAACTGGGCGACAACGTCACCAAAAGTGACGTGGACCGGCTACTCAAG GACTGCTGCGTCAGCCAGGGAGGCATGTGGTACCTAAAGGGAACCATGTTGTCGTGA